From a single Centropristis striata isolate RG_2023a ecotype Rhode Island chromosome 14, C.striata_1.0, whole genome shotgun sequence genomic region:
- the ftr97 gene encoding uncharacterized protein ftr97: MNGILTYQRKGSGSNVHCCVPMCSGSSRYNSELSFHRFPKDPELRLKWIQIVGIDSLLVTSHTNVCSRHFRKDEIRITNKRRKLKIGTIPSKFQWNNFKKKKKRSKVQQRPVPTPPAWTDFTEFTDILQQTQGTAGTPFADHEYCVPIDSDAVDSEHYDGMLQLQDLLLKDPCGLQRFAGSPEDIQFYTRFSSYDHLMAFWTLIEPATSMVRSTGETPAVKEEDSSEPTIKLLPIDEFFLFLNYLSTGCTQRELGHRFNVRRTTVSRIIITWANFLYCVLGSVRTWLTPEKIQAHLPHEFIDHADTQVIIDFTELRCQTPFSPLRESEDSSSHKSLCTLKAMVGMAPHGALTFVSAVYEGSVSDQEVFRQSGIVPLLSPDMAVMVNEGVRVDDLVPGRVHQVAFLSRTNQTLVRDVPETESNASLRDHVETLIRRVKENKLFDTEIPLSISGSINQLFTVACLLTNYQNGPLVENRLGRYEDITVYQSF; the protein is encoded by the exons ATGAACGGTATCCTCACATATCAGCGGAAGGGAAGCGGGTCAAATGTTCACTGTTGTGTCCCGATGTGTTCCGGTTCGAGTCGGTATAACTCGGAGTTGAGCTTCCACCGCTTCCCGAAAGACCCAGAACTTCGTCTGAAATGGATCCAGATAGTGGGGATTGACTCCCTGTTGGTAACCAGTCACACCAACGTGTGCAGCAGACATTTTCGCAAAGATGAAATtcgcattacaaataaaaggaGAAAGTTAAAAATCGGGACCATTCCTTCTAAATTTCAATGGAACAActtcaagaagaagaagaagcggtCCAAGGTCCAGCAGCGCCCCGTCCCAACTCCACCAGCCTGGACCGACTTCACGGAGTTCACAGACATCCTGCAGCAGACACAGGGCACGGCGGGGACACCGTTTGCGGACCATGAGTACTGTGTGCCCATTGACAGTGATGCCGTGGACAGTGAACACTATGACGGTATGTTACAGCTGCAGGACCTGCTGTTAAAAGACCCCTGTGGGCTGCAGAGGTTTGCTGGGTCACCTGAAGACATCCAGTTTTACACCAG attttcttCCTATGATCATCTGATGGCATTCTGGACTCTCATTGAACCGGCGACGTCGATGGTACGATCCACAGGAGAAACCCCCGCTGTGAAAGAAGAGGATTCCAGCGAACCCACGATA AAACTTCTCCCCATCGATgagtttttcctgtttttgaacTACTTGTCAACGGGATGCACCCAGAGGGAGCTTGGCCACCGATTTAACGTCCGCCGCACCACAGTCAGCAGGATCATAATAACGTGGGCCAACTTCCTCTACTGCGTGCTCGGCTCTGTGCGCACCTGGTTGACACCTGAGAAAATCCAAGCTCACCTTCCTCATGAGTTCATCGACCACGCAGACACCCAGGTGATCATCGACTTCACAGAGCTGCGCTGCCAAACGCCTTTTTCCCCTCTACGTGAGAGTGAAGACTCCTCCTCACACAAGTCCCTCTGCACCCTTAAGGCCATGGTCGGCATGGCTCCACACGGCGCTCTCACCTTTGTGTCGGCGGTGTATGAAGGCTCTGTGAGCGACCAGGAGGTCTTCAGGCAGTCGGGCATTGTCCCTCTCCTGTCCCCCGACATGGCGGTCATGGTTAACGAGGGCGTCCGAGTCGATGACCTCGTCCCCGGCAGAGTCCACCAGGTCGCCTTTCTGTCTAGAACGAACCAGACGCTGGTACGTGATGTTCCTGAGACCGAGTCCAACGCTTCTTTGAGAGACCATGTGGAGACGTTAATCCGGAGAGTCaaggaaaacaaactgtttgacACTGAgatccctctctccatctcagGGAGCATCAACCAGTTATTCACTGTGGCCTGTCTCCTCACTAATTACCAGAACGGACCTCTGGTGGAAAATAGGCTTGGGCGATATGAAGATATTACGGTATATCAGAGTTTTTAG